A DNA window from Zingiber officinale cultivar Zhangliang chromosome 3A, Zo_v1.1, whole genome shotgun sequence contains the following coding sequences:
- the LOC122050469 gene encoding leucine-rich repeat-containing protein 74A-like, with protein MPKPKGSTSEIKKALSSGLKWSFSPGTNLLSGGAAKLEKEFRKKLNEFSKELRTFRSVDLSGRNFGDDGLFFLAESLGYNQAAEEVDFSGNGITAVGLKALDGVLQTNTMLKTLNLSGNNIGIEGAKMISLTVNDKIL; from the exons ATGCCAAAACCAAAGGGCTCAACATCTGAGATTAAAAAAGCTTTGTCGTCTGGACTTAAGTGGTCCTTTTCTCCTGGGACTAACCTGCTATCAGGTGGTGCTGCAAAACTTGAAAAAGAGTTTAGGAAAAAACTAAATGAGTTTTCCAAGGAACTTAGAACATTCAGAAGTGTTGACTTGTCAG GTCGTAACTTTGGTGATGATGGTCTgttttttcttgctgaaagccttGGTTACAATCAg GCAGCAGAGGAAGTTGATTTTTCTGGCAATGGGATTACAGCAGTTGGCCTAAAGGCACTTGATGGTGTTCTTCAGACGAATACCATGCTTAAAACTCTGAACCTATCAGGAAATAATATTGGAATTGAAGGAGCTAAG ATGATTTCTTTGACGGTAAATGACAAAATCCTTTAA